Proteins co-encoded in one Vibrio aquimaris genomic window:
- the sctF gene encoding type III secretion system needle filament subunit SctF, with the protein MDLNSIINELSLKSAQSAQDIKAKMTQADPNNPDEMLKAQFAVQQYSNFMGYESALIKAVKDMVQGIISKI; encoded by the coding sequence ATGGATCTGAATTCAATTATTAATGAGTTATCTCTTAAGTCTGCTCAATCTGCGCAAGATATAAAGGCCAAGATGACTCAGGCTGACCCTAATAACCCAGATGAAATGTTAAAGGCTCAGTTTGCGGTGCAGCAATATTCAAACTTTATGGGATATGAGAGTGCTTTGATTAAAGCGGTCAAAGATATGGTGCAAGGGATTATTTCAAAGATATGA
- a CDS encoding type III secretion protein, which produces MSPFFISATCCELKKMGETVSRQAIESAVRSSNSESKARTRIATIVRCARIKRDNAHKHAEKIIQDATNEARQLQEEWKKEARQQAASDAVTWLLDKENIERNLIDSLKERIRQQMRTVIEKWSSTQDISQFMIKRLTDQVAQQSSQHDLTLFVPQELYPVMEDAFGEQLQVKVKSELHDAQAELSSEYLVIRLDLDLQLQLLLDSFSENRALTQIASGD; this is translated from the coding sequence ATGAGTCCATTTTTTATTTCAGCTACATGTTGTGAGCTAAAAAAAATGGGGGAGACCGTCTCAAGGCAAGCGATTGAGTCGGCTGTTCGTTCTTCGAATAGTGAGTCTAAAGCTCGTACTCGAATCGCTACAATTGTACGCTGTGCGCGGATCAAACGAGACAACGCGCATAAACATGCGGAAAAAATAATACAGGATGCAACTAACGAAGCTAGGCAGTTACAAGAAGAGTGGAAAAAGGAAGCGCGACAACAGGCAGCTAGTGACGCTGTAACTTGGTTGTTGGACAAAGAAAATATCGAACGGAATTTGATTGACAGCCTTAAAGAACGGATCCGCCAGCAAATGCGAACAGTAATCGAAAAATGGTCGAGTACACAAGATATTAGTCAATTTATGATCAAAAGGCTAACCGACCAGGTTGCCCAACAAAGTAGCCAACATGACCTAACACTGTTTGTTCCACAAGAACTATATCCAGTTATGGAAGATGCATTTGGAGAGCAATTACAGGTTAAGGTCAAGTCTGAGCTGCATGACGCTCAAGCTGAGCTATCGTCTGAGTATTTAGTAATTCGGCTAGATTTAGATTTGCAATTACAGCTGCTGCTTGATTCTTTTTCAGAAAATAGAGCTTTGACACAGATTGCCAGTGGAGATTAA
- the sctJ gene encoding type III secretion system inner membrane ring lipoprotein SctJ: protein MKKYKWLTLMLALLLSGCKVELYQNLPQSEANQMVALLMLNHIDVNSDIDTKTGKVTLKIEKGQFINAVELLRQNGYPKANYVDIEQLFPSGQLVSSPAQEEAKMSYLKEQQLERTLSNMDGVISARVSIAQNVKSASSSRANTTDKSAAVYIKYSPEANLSSSETQIRNLIKNAVPDLQYENISLFLQPADFRYQPVVQPSSTSGWGDIQNWITANKTPVTVGLGSVFIAGVACLAIRRKRED from the coding sequence ATGAAGAAATATAAATGGCTCACTCTAATGTTAGCGCTTTTATTGTCGGGCTGTAAGGTGGAACTTTACCAAAACCTCCCTCAATCAGAAGCTAACCAAATGGTAGCACTATTGATGCTCAATCACATTGATGTGAACTCAGATATTGATACTAAAACCGGAAAAGTTACGTTAAAAATAGAAAAAGGTCAGTTTATCAATGCAGTAGAACTACTAAGACAAAATGGCTACCCCAAAGCAAACTACGTTGATATTGAGCAACTTTTTCCATCAGGCCAACTGGTCTCTTCTCCTGCTCAAGAAGAAGCGAAAATGAGCTACCTAAAAGAGCAGCAGCTAGAACGAACATTATCAAATATGGACGGTGTGATTAGTGCACGTGTTTCCATTGCTCAAAATGTTAAAAGTGCATCAAGTAGCCGTGCTAACACAACAGATAAGTCTGCTGCTGTATATATAAAGTACTCACCAGAGGCAAACTTGAGCAGCTCTGAAACACAAATCCGTAATTTGATTAAAAATGCAGTTCCGGATCTCCAATATGAAAACATTAGTTTGTTTCTACAACCTGCTGATTTTCGTTATCAACCCGTAGTACAACCGAGCTCTACTTCTGGCTGGGGGGACATTCAAAATTGGATTACGGCCAATAAAACGCCTGTAACAGTCGGTTTGGGAAGTGTATTTATTGCTGGCGTTGCATGCTTGGCCATAAGACGTAAAAGGGAAGATTAA
- a CDS encoding HrpJ domain-containing protein — translation MRVDANMHAELHAFSQTQTNSAITTESTASLASAALAEVRQEALEETMEGLSLGLSSVMKKLSLEDKSKNLMINSMEQALQQMDKMALESINRMTEQLSQLKTASQILTALDQSGLDRGQVALILTSLLSFKGLSSAMKKELKKRLSEILDEEGIELEVIAASEGMNIDKEGLRALRLLYQNAKRGEQGLAHWFDLLKKHKDRRQYIRILIRSMSEPLDEGQKRDDMTMVAAAIKDLKRLLLFLTFEDHCGALARAMELEHSSVMSITLELLEQSWVYPDALSLIIERLELVYERKVVFLRRWKDLMAVMSPACYRDPEQKEHIQEAMLELLDRWNE, via the coding sequence ATGAGAGTCGATGCCAACATGCATGCGGAACTTCATGCCTTTTCACAGACCCAAACGAACTCAGCAATTACGACTGAATCGACAGCATCTCTTGCTAGTGCTGCTCTTGCAGAAGTGAGGCAAGAAGCTCTAGAAGAAACAATGGAAGGTTTGAGCCTTGGCCTGAGCAGCGTGATGAAAAAACTCAGTTTGGAGGATAAGTCTAAAAATCTGATGATCAATAGCATGGAGCAGGCTCTCCAACAAATGGACAAGATGGCACTTGAATCAATAAACCGTATGACTGAACAATTGTCTCAGCTTAAAACAGCAAGCCAAATTCTTACAGCATTGGACCAGTCAGGCTTGGATAGAGGCCAAGTGGCATTGATTTTGACCTCTTTACTTAGCTTTAAAGGTCTATCATCTGCAATGAAAAAAGAACTCAAAAAGCGTTTGAGCGAAATACTCGATGAAGAAGGTATTGAGCTTGAAGTTATTGCGGCTTCTGAAGGTATGAATATTGACAAAGAAGGTCTTAGAGCGCTTCGGCTACTGTATCAGAATGCAAAACGAGGAGAGCAAGGCTTAGCCCATTGGTTTGACTTACTAAAAAAACACAAAGATAGGCGTCAATATATCCGTATTCTTATTCGTTCTATGTCTGAACCACTTGATGAAGGTCAAAAGCGTGATGATATGACGATGGTCGCCGCAGCAATAAAGGACCTCAAACGATTACTGCTTTTTTTGACTTTTGAAGATCATTGCGGCGCTTTAGCACGTGCTATGGAGTTAGAGCATTCATCTGTTATGTCCATCACACTTGAACTACTGGAGCAATCGTGGGTTTATCCTGATGCGTTATCGCTCATCATAGAACGACTAGAGCTAGTATATGAACGTAAAGTTGTTTTCTTGCGCCGATGGAAAGATCTGATGGCCGTGATGTCGCCAGCATGTTACCGCGATCCGGAACAGAAAGAACATATTCAGGAAGCGATGTTAGAACTTCTAGATCGTTGGAATGAATGA
- a CDS encoding tetratricopeptide repeat protein: MMNTDAFSIDADQIKKSIESVINGHQTLAQLNNIDEGTLVHTYQGALEEYHSGNMAEAMTHFTYLVMNNPWRREYLFGLASTLHALGQFEDALIFYGYATLMDACDAGVTFRIGQCYLSIDKSNEALDALRTSVTQSFLSPEQPEIRQLALSLLDEINQCNL, from the coding sequence ATGATGAATACCGATGCTTTTTCAATCGATGCTGACCAAATTAAAAAATCAATAGAGAGTGTGATCAATGGTCACCAGACATTAGCTCAATTGAACAATATTGATGAAGGAACTTTAGTCCATACCTACCAAGGTGCTTTAGAAGAATACCACAGTGGCAATATGGCTGAAGCTATGACTCACTTTACATACCTCGTTATGAATAATCCTTGGCGTAGAGAGTATTTGTTTGGCCTAGCCTCAACCTTACATGCCCTGGGGCAATTTGAAGATGCATTGATATTTTATGGTTACGCTACCTTGATGGATGCATGTGATGCTGGTGTCACATTTAGAATTGGCCAGTGTTATTTATCAATCGATAAGTCGAACGAAGCATTAGATGCTTTACGAACAAGTGTAACACAAAGTTTTCTATCCCCAGAGCAACCAGAGATAAGGCAGCTTGCTCTGTCGCTTTTGGATGAAATAAATCAGTGTAACTTATAG
- a CDS encoding DUF1039 domain-containing protein, translating into MKKSDKQLLVEAALAAANHRLEKQALCIVEAFPYLIDDDEGRCICISLIYFALDKRSKAIRTLNGLSSPRVEGLRFLYASSADSADTKTICSLITGGHDGD; encoded by the coding sequence ATGAAAAAATCAGATAAACAACTTCTTGTAGAAGCAGCGCTCGCAGCAGCTAATCATCGACTTGAGAAACAGGCACTTTGCATTGTAGAGGCATTTCCCTATTTGATCGATGATGACGAAGGCAGGTGTATTTGTATCAGTTTAATTTACTTCGCGTTAGACAAAAGGTCCAAAGCGATACGAACACTTAACGGATTGAGTTCCCCCCGGGTTGAAGGGCTACGGTTTCTTTACGCGTCATCTGCAGATAGTGCAGATACCAAAACAATATGTTCATTGATTACTGGAGGTCATGATGGAGATTAG
- a CDS encoding type III secretion system domain-containing protein, with amino-acid sequence MAIDVIQLNKTVRNISPRLHSEWWKKLDLENCKDLATTNDLVEQRLDNAILSRFGLEHFWLTEDLEIIQRWLSVINKLPVLLVATGLITQNCPDYIWDGQYREVMQKRFSQIQLEQLIALWPHATQPPQWLPDTMLFKAEYYSASALFEYWSGHVFGKILSLSLPVMETPNKVSQIEVENVINWMFRLERFL; translated from the coding sequence ATGGCAATAGACGTTATTCAATTAAACAAGACTGTACGTAACATAAGCCCCAGACTGCACTCTGAGTGGTGGAAGAAGTTAGATCTAGAGAATTGTAAAGACCTAGCAACAACGAATGATTTAGTTGAACAACGGCTTGATAACGCAATTCTAAGCCGCTTTGGACTTGAGCATTTTTGGCTGACAGAAGATCTAGAAATTATCCAAAGATGGCTATCAGTGATAAATAAACTTCCAGTTTTATTGGTAGCCACCGGATTAATCACTCAAAACTGTCCAGATTATATTTGGGACGGTCAATATAGAGAGGTTATGCAGAAGAGGTTTAGCCAGATTCAGCTTGAACAGCTTATTGCATTGTGGCCACACGCAACGCAGCCACCACAATGGTTGCCAGATACCATGCTATTTAAAGCTGAATATTATTCGGCTAGTGCTTTGTTTGAGTATTGGAGTGGACACGTTTTTGGGAAGATTTTATCACTGAGTCTACCTGTAATGGAAACACCTAATAAAGTATCTCAGATTGAAGTAGAAAACGTTATTAATTGGATGTTCAGACTGGAGAGATTCTTATGA
- a CDS encoding lipopolysaccharide kinase InaA family protein: MVTTLDVSSSGLSQISNFPDVDASETPKLGQFDASHVSLPAPSDPVNNSYPEESTSPLEPHQSNTNQLIERSTILYQQAEKAGIDVAKSTFFKELFNVAIAGVGLGLAIAATVISGGLGIPLTAAAGVAFALAVSDAGCAAANWYKAAHGEQGLRMGGDTLSNLVYALLDKMGLQDDRAEFWARATSATLRLGLTIGTLYAGTVSIPSNLGAATSAISTAKLIKVGTSATGNEILGFNLGSNKIIHDRVKAELESHKKDVEDNLNSSLIANKDAAHKNDLTKIQEAREAERQQWEQKISDVQRQLDSDFKKMTDQVEKLSSNLKFVENEKQNASEKVNSLMAENIRLKSEIEALMALQATEPSMKSKLQDHKIENPRVDSLKDLEYAFGGKNKEVNKKHGYLHAITDTGKKDFALEAGLSKYCAGKKELEAIVSLQKPVAGLDKSIQGDYAQFDLYDEKVKTSELVKYIGLQDIQLGTEQKQQLANQLIDMLKVLFTNKVSHRDLHMENILVRELDSQVYTQLIDFGRTVYGEQDFSKHKYDDIKYLFNKEGAHLGETVGRNVFAPALSALSTKNEEIREKHYPLHKLIKQGNETKSVADDLQKIGNRIIERLKANEDVDKVFGDAQQAVYGLILKADTNR, translated from the coding sequence ATGGTTACGACTCTAGATGTCTCGAGCTCTGGACTATCTCAAATCAGTAATTTTCCTGATGTTGATGCATCAGAAACTCCTAAGCTTGGTCAATTTGATGCTTCTCATGTATCTCTACCTGCACCTTCAGACCCTGTAAATAATTCCTATCCAGAAGAATCCACATCTCCTTTAGAACCTCATCAGTCAAACACGAATCAGCTAATAGAAAGGTCTACGATCTTGTATCAGCAGGCTGAAAAAGCGGGGATTGATGTAGCTAAGAGTACGTTTTTCAAAGAATTATTTAATGTTGCTATTGCTGGTGTTGGACTTGGGCTAGCAATTGCCGCAACCGTTATTAGTGGCGGTTTAGGTATACCGCTGACGGCAGCGGCTGGAGTGGCGTTTGCCCTCGCAGTCTCTGATGCAGGATGTGCTGCTGCAAACTGGTACAAAGCCGCACATGGAGAGCAAGGTTTAAGAATGGGGGGAGATACACTATCGAACCTTGTTTATGCGCTTTTGGATAAAATGGGATTGCAGGATGATCGAGCTGAGTTTTGGGCAAGAGCAACATCGGCAACGCTTAGACTGGGTTTGACGATAGGAACCCTCTATGCGGGTACTGTTTCGATTCCCTCAAACCTCGGTGCAGCAACCAGTGCAATATCGACAGCTAAGCTTATAAAAGTAGGGACTTCTGCTACAGGTAATGAAATACTAGGATTCAATCTGGGTAGCAACAAAATTATCCATGATAGGGTTAAAGCTGAGCTTGAAAGTCATAAAAAAGACGTTGAAGATAATCTTAATAGTTCTTTAATAGCGAATAAAGACGCTGCACATAAAAATGATTTGACTAAAATACAAGAGGCTAGGGAGGCTGAACGTCAGCAGTGGGAACAAAAGATAAGCGATGTACAACGACAACTCGATAGTGATTTTAAAAAGATGACTGATCAGGTCGAAAAGCTTAGTAGCAACCTAAAGTTCGTAGAAAACGAGAAACAGAATGCTAGTGAAAAAGTTAATTCTCTAATGGCTGAAAATATACGCCTTAAGAGCGAGATAGAGGCTTTGATGGCTCTTCAAGCAACAGAGCCTAGTATGAAGAGCAAGCTACAAGACCACAAAATCGAAAACCCTAGAGTGGATAGCCTCAAAGACCTGGAATATGCTTTTGGCGGAAAAAATAAGGAAGTTAATAAAAAGCATGGTTATCTACATGCGATAACTGATACAGGAAAAAAAGATTTTGCGTTAGAGGCCGGGTTAAGTAAATACTGTGCGGGTAAGAAAGAACTTGAGGCTATAGTCTCATTACAAAAGCCAGTCGCAGGTTTGGATAAGAGTATCCAAGGTGATTATGCTCAATTTGATCTTTACGATGAAAAAGTGAAGACAAGTGAACTTGTCAAATACATTGGTTTACAAGATATCCAATTGGGTACAGAACAAAAACAACAGCTTGCAAATCAGTTAATTGATATGCTGAAAGTATTGTTTACTAACAAAGTGTCTCATCGTGATCTTCATATGGAAAATATTTTGGTTCGAGAGCTGGACTCTCAAGTCTATACACAGTTGATAGATTTTGGTCGTACGGTTTATGGGGAGCAAGACTTTAGTAAACATAAATATGATGACATCAAATACCTATTCAACAAGGAAGGAGCACACCTTGGGGAAACTGTGGGGAGAAATGTATTTGCTCCTGCACTTTCGGCGCTAAGTACCAAAAATGAGGAAATACGAGAAAAACACTATCCGTTGCATAAGCTTATCAAGCAAGGTAATGAAACGAAAAGTGTTGCTGATGACCTACAGAAAATTGGCAATAGAATTATCGAAAGGCTAAAAGCTAATGAGGATGTGGACAAGGTTTTTGGAGACGCTCAACAAGCAGTGTATGGTTTGATCCTCAAGGCTGATACAAATCGTTAA
- the sctI gene encoding type III secretion system inner rod subunit SctI yields MMEISAIAKAAVDAVEKKTESVNPDEMLVDKFSQLMKQGVNETSKVSELVDVQPNSDPSVGISPEQAIESQKLITRSLVEVDLAAKTAGSLSQSINKLVTMQ; encoded by the coding sequence ATGATGGAGATTAGTGCAATCGCGAAAGCAGCAGTTGATGCAGTGGAAAAAAAGACTGAATCAGTTAATCCAGATGAAATGTTAGTAGATAAATTCAGTCAGCTGATGAAACAGGGAGTCAATGAAACGTCAAAAGTAAGCGAACTCGTTGACGTTCAACCAAACTCAGATCCCTCAGTGGGTATTTCGCCTGAACAAGCTATTGAGAGCCAGAAATTAATTACACGATCGCTAGTAGAAGTCGATCTAGCGGCTAAAACAGCAGGCAGTCTCTCTCAATCGATCAACAAATTGGTGACAATGCAATGA
- a CDS encoding helix-turn-helix transcriptional regulator produces the protein MKALQVVLFNKQGHIDYQGQRTEIDANQLVMVTEEAEIHAASRGDWMSIFFYPGEICQIYHLLTDLINQNYVDDRTLNKSVKAVPIFDELVNVIKQLHKVSKTVMLRFVFTYCLEMDKPYFSNLLNQYADPNDKIFEFVNKHLYEQWSVTRYAELLQMDVTKLNTAFYKYYGQSTKAWITEQRLTYAKQTILETDRKIADVAFDAGFSSHSHFIGAFKKRYHCSPSDLRAGRR, from the coding sequence ATGAAAGCACTACAAGTCGTATTGTTCAATAAACAAGGTCATATCGATTATCAAGGTCAACGTACGGAAATAGACGCCAATCAACTGGTTATGGTGACAGAAGAAGCTGAAATACACGCAGCAAGCCGCGGTGATTGGATGAGCATCTTTTTTTATCCTGGTGAAATATGCCAAATCTATCATTTGCTTACAGATCTGATCAATCAGAATTATGTCGATGATCGCACTTTGAATAAATCAGTCAAAGCAGTACCTATTTTCGACGAACTTGTGAATGTGATTAAGCAATTACACAAAGTCAGTAAGACTGTAATGCTTCGTTTCGTTTTTACCTATTGCCTAGAAATGGATAAGCCGTACTTTTCAAACTTACTAAATCAATATGCCGACCCCAATGACAAGATATTTGAATTTGTAAATAAACACCTTTATGAGCAATGGTCAGTGACACGATATGCTGAACTGCTACAGATGGACGTGACTAAATTAAACACCGCGTTTTACAAATATTATGGCCAGTCGACAAAAGCATGGATCACTGAACAACGTTTAACTTACGCAAAGCAAACGATCCTAGAGACAGATCGAAAAATAGCGGATGTAGCGTTCGATGCGGGCTTTAGCAGCCACTCTCATTTTATAGGAGCATTTAAAAAGCGCTATCACTGCAGTCCCTCAGATTTACGGGCAGGAAGAAGGTAG